One Pseudomonas fluorescens genomic region harbors:
- a CDS encoding RES family NAD+ phosphorylase translates to MDKDLICHQCLNEAYLIGLIRRTGVAAECSFCLKRRKAIPFEDLISMVDDVLQKYCHPGAIYDQYDDNGKRSETEQTGDPLIFYVAELLGLDEDDPVAERVLCDLNESSHYDIMQGGDARYSDDENYEWRVIRPREADARWLNFQNEMKHGNRFFSQHAKDFLDWLFRGLSTFKSPNGSMSVVKELVDDQIFRARRCDSASEYDSIISNPAAELGPPPKEVAGAGRMNPKGLAAFYGAFDRKTCVAELRPPVGGRVVSGEFKLTRPVRVLDFIALDEAYEARPLSAFEASYEEQMGRRIFLKTLHAKITVPVLPNQEHEYLATQVMAEYLATQFDPPLDGVLFESAQVRKGTNLTLFNHAVVASLEPRTAFTNLDDLLSSPSSQTPAIEYVPDTLVRHKVCRVKFITEDLQRDDGQPESDEHYDDWDDY, encoded by the coding sequence ATGGACAAAGACCTGATCTGCCACCAATGCTTGAACGAAGCCTATCTCATTGGGTTGATCAGGCGAACAGGCGTGGCTGCGGAGTGCTCGTTCTGCTTAAAAAGGCGTAAGGCTATCCCATTCGAAGACCTTATCAGCATGGTCGACGATGTCCTCCAGAAGTATTGCCATCCTGGAGCGATATACGATCAGTACGATGACAATGGGAAACGCTCTGAAACAGAGCAGACTGGCGACCCCCTTATCTTCTATGTCGCAGAATTGCTTGGTTTGGATGAGGACGACCCGGTTGCCGAGCGTGTTCTCTGCGACCTCAACGAAAGCTCCCATTACGACATCATGCAAGGAGGTGACGCGAGGTACAGTGATGATGAAAACTATGAGTGGAGAGTGATTCGACCAAGAGAAGCAGATGCTCGATGGCTAAATTTTCAGAACGAAATGAAGCATGGAAATCGATTTTTTAGTCAGCATGCCAAGGATTTTCTGGACTGGCTGTTTCGAGGGCTTTCAACCTTCAAAAGCCCTAATGGATCAATGTCCGTTGTCAAAGAGCTTGTCGACGATCAGATCTTTCGTGCCAGGCGCTGTGATTCCGCTTCAGAATACGACTCGATCATTAGCAACCCTGCTGCAGAACTTGGCCCGCCACCCAAGGAGGTCGCAGGGGCTGGCCGAATGAACCCTAAAGGATTGGCCGCTTTTTACGGAGCTTTTGACCGAAAAACCTGTGTTGCCGAGCTTCGCCCACCAGTAGGAGGACGAGTCGTCAGCGGCGAATTCAAACTCACAAGACCCGTTCGCGTCCTGGATTTCATTGCATTGGATGAAGCCTACGAAGCGAGGCCGTTGAGTGCGTTTGAAGCCAGCTACGAAGAGCAAATGGGTAGGCGCATCTTCTTGAAAACACTCCACGCAAAAATTACCGTCCCGGTGCTTCCGAATCAGGAACACGAATACCTAGCTACACAAGTCATGGCGGAGTACCTAGCTACACAATTCGACCCGCCGCTCGACGGTGTGCTGTTCGAATCCGCTCAAGTGCGGAAAGGTACAAACCTGACCCTTTTTAATCATGCCGTGGTGGCTTCACTCGAGCCTAGAACTGCTTTCACGAACCTAGATGATTTGCTTAGCAGCCCCTCATCGCAGACGCCTGCGATTGAGTACGTGCCTGACACGCTGGTAAGGCATAAGGTTTGTCGTGTCAAATTCATAACTGAAGACCTGCAGCGCGATGATGGTCAGCCAGAGTCTGACGAGCATTACGACGACTGGGATGATTACTAA
- a CDS encoding 3'-5' exoribonuclease, which translates to MRLFLDCEFTKLSAAAKLISLALVAEDGREFYVELLEGWQEEDCSDFVKEIVLPQLWGGSYALPIVEARKSLLRFLTSFKNEVEIVTDAPQYDWELFCDLVYEDGRWPRIVRNFPTDATTLAPTSEGEELPHHALLDARIIAGMFS; encoded by the coding sequence ATGAGGCTCTTTCTTGATTGCGAGTTTACCAAGCTCTCGGCGGCTGCGAAGCTGATTTCACTCGCATTGGTGGCTGAGGATGGGCGCGAATTCTACGTGGAATTGCTCGAAGGTTGGCAAGAAGAGGACTGCAGTGATTTCGTGAAGGAAATCGTGCTTCCGCAGCTGTGGGGTGGGAGCTATGCGCTGCCCATTGTTGAAGCCAGGAAGTCGCTGCTCAGGTTTCTGACGTCGTTCAAAAACGAGGTCGAGATCGTCACGGATGCCCCTCAGTACGATTGGGAGCTTTTTTGCGACCTGGTATATGAGGACGGACGATGGCCCAGAATCGTTCGCAATTTTCCTACCGATGCGACGACGCTTGCTCCAACCAGCGAGGGTGAAGAGTTGCCTCACCACGCCTTGCTCGACGCCAGGATTATCGCCGGCATGTTCTCGTGA
- a CDS encoding exonuclease domain-containing protein has translation MERPSFFIDFEASGIAPDSYPIEVAVVSIDTTFSSLIKPVRYWTHWSFDAQDMHGLTQDQLHQEGDTPAAVARNMNQLFSGQVLCSDSPQDGCWLDVLYEAADLIPTFELKPLEVLVGREAASDIYRLLPTTRHHRALNDATALMNAYRAFFEA, from the coding sequence GTGGAACGGCCTTCTTTTTTTATTGATTTTGAAGCTTCTGGAATAGCTCCTGACAGCTATCCGATTGAAGTTGCCGTCGTGTCGATTGATACCACTTTCAGCTCGCTTATCAAGCCCGTCCGGTACTGGACGCACTGGTCGTTTGACGCGCAAGACATGCACGGTCTCACTCAAGATCAGTTACATCAGGAAGGTGATACCCCAGCCGCCGTCGCGAGAAATATGAATCAGCTGTTTTCCGGGCAGGTGCTTTGCAGTGATTCACCTCAGGACGGCTGTTGGCTCGATGTGCTCTACGAGGCAGCAGATCTGATACCTACCTTCGAGTTGAAGCCTTTGGAGGTGTTGGTGGGTAGGGAGGCGGCAAGTGACATTTATCGCCTACTGCCGACAACCAGGCACCACCGAGCTTTGAATGACGCAACTGCTTTGATGAACGCCTACCGTGCTTTCTTTGAAGCTTGA
- a CDS encoding ATP-dependent nuclease — protein MHTIRKVVIQNFKKFKTLTLDFESGKNVLIGNNEAGKSSILLALDLALGGSRNRIEALGAEALLNKDSVDTFLAGEKSLEKLPELIVDVFLEEGDDEGLYGTNNSHQRQTDGVRMILAVMAEYGEAVQAILADDQPNFPFEYYAVRFETFAGRPYAAFNRPIKHMMLDGSRIDGDHASREYTRAVYAFNAPVEDRYKLENLYRQGKQAFTGQHLAALNADLPAYQFDVRSSVRSNLETDLIITEDNIPLENHGKGRQCFIKTEFALSKHKQGGLDVMLLEEPENHLSHSSMKALVAKLAENESTQLFIATHSSHICSRLDLRHALLIGPNAAAGSLKALSPDTAEFFMKAPDNNVLEFALSKKVILVEGDAEFILVEEFYKQFTNGRLPHVDDVHIISIGGTSFKRYMELANLLGIRVAAIRDNDKDYQKNCVENYVDFASDNAKVFADKDNDRSTFEIGLHNDNEETCKTVFGPGRKTLSPLEYMLANKAEAAFELLKGKPGELTVPAYIAEAIQWINE, from the coding sequence ATGCACACCATACGGAAAGTGGTAATTCAGAATTTCAAAAAATTCAAAACGCTCACGCTCGATTTTGAGTCTGGGAAGAATGTGCTGATTGGCAACAATGAGGCAGGAAAAAGCAGCATTTTGCTCGCGCTAGACCTCGCGCTCGGCGGGAGTCGCAACCGCATTGAAGCTCTGGGTGCAGAAGCTCTGCTCAACAAGGATTCGGTTGACACTTTCCTTGCTGGGGAGAAGAGCCTGGAGAAACTACCTGAGCTGATAGTCGACGTTTTCCTAGAGGAAGGTGACGACGAAGGCCTGTATGGAACCAACAACTCCCACCAGCGCCAGACTGACGGCGTGCGCATGATCCTTGCGGTGATGGCCGAGTATGGCGAAGCGGTGCAAGCCATCTTGGCTGATGATCAACCGAACTTCCCATTCGAATATTATGCGGTGCGGTTTGAAACGTTCGCCGGCAGACCCTACGCAGCATTCAACCGCCCCATTAAGCACATGATGCTAGACGGTTCACGTATTGATGGCGATCACGCGTCTCGTGAATACACCCGAGCCGTTTACGCTTTCAACGCCCCCGTTGAAGACCGCTATAAACTTGAAAACCTGTACCGCCAAGGCAAGCAGGCTTTTACAGGACAACATCTCGCAGCGCTCAACGCTGACCTACCCGCGTATCAGTTTGACGTACGGAGTAGCGTCCGGTCGAACCTGGAAACTGACCTAATCATCACGGAAGACAATATTCCGCTTGAGAACCACGGCAAAGGAAGGCAGTGCTTCATCAAGACTGAATTTGCGCTGAGCAAGCACAAGCAAGGCGGCTTGGATGTAATGCTCTTGGAGGAGCCTGAGAACCACCTCAGCCATTCCTCCATGAAAGCACTCGTCGCCAAGCTAGCGGAAAACGAGAGCACCCAGCTTTTCATTGCAACCCACAGCAGCCATATCTGCTCAAGGCTTGATCTTCGGCACGCCCTTTTGATCGGCCCGAATGCAGCTGCTGGCTCACTTAAAGCCCTATCACCTGACACCGCAGAATTCTTCATGAAGGCCCCGGACAACAACGTCCTGGAGTTCGCGCTCTCGAAGAAGGTGATATTGGTTGAAGGTGATGCTGAATTCATCCTGGTGGAAGAGTTCTATAAGCAATTTACAAATGGGCGTCTACCGCATGTCGATGACGTTCACATAATCTCTATTGGGGGCACCAGCTTCAAAAGGTACATGGAGCTCGCTAACCTGCTCGGAATTCGAGTCGCAGCCATACGAGACAATGACAAGGATTATCAGAAAAACTGCGTAGAAAACTACGTCGACTTCGCTTCGGACAATGCCAAAGTCTTTGCCGACAAAGACAATGACCGTTCAACCTTCGAAATAGGGTTGCACAACGACAACGAGGAAACCTGCAAGACCGTCTTCGGCCCAGGACGAAAAACTCTCTCCCCCTTGGAATACATGCTGGCAAACAAGGCAGAAGCCGCGTTTGAGCTGCTCAAGGGAAAGCCCGGTGAGCTGACCGTTCCGGCCTACATCGCGGAGGCAATCCAATGGATAAACGAGTGA
- a CDS encoding AAA family ATPase codes for MSNLSNIIQVSSVKPGSFGGAVFSGRIIGQNKIYTCRASYKVITRIPQPGECWQFKGSITGHDQYRDFVLIESCHIVNLPIAAYVERLLVKHPAFRGLSFGKAKVSKLVRAFGAENLAQALTAGRVSYLAEFINPDLAQKVVDAWRTLQDEISTIEFLLEHDFDPGLAKSILKVCQTDTVERLKLNPYSLVAFQGIHPNMWKIVDAAAAKLGIPQDDPRRLAGLVENLLYVRLDQGHTAYEIEELKAALMQKLPSARLVDQAIDCALQRRAVCVKKDQGTTLIQPLGAALVESKLEQRVASLLSSQASLLHGSPQELEQAIEDYCAHGESVPGHSLTRDQKSAVLMALTNRISTLTGFGGTGKTTVLKAIVDIASQHRPVHVLALSGKAKERAKESVGRDTYTIHSFLIKISTASSGISTGGDPLVIIDESSMVDIALMLKLLNAFAKKELSLLLVGDTGQLSPVGYGIFFHALAKSKAIPSTHLIKVHRSIGNSHLQNIAMKIRSGHLDTLPFWNGERDGVYLIPCTNTQDMLTHLAKIKQIIPDAQILTPHMSDRMPDSGHKINKHLQSALQHTDETQGIWMGKYWLRVNDPVIVTQNSYEHNLFNGNTGIMTGVTSIDGQTSGVFFFNGLEVTLSRMDLFGLGMKLAYAISIHKAQGSEYETSILCILSQSEFVERSMLYTAVSRSKRLALILSTHDIMQQGVARPNRSDTLCVGFSV; via the coding sequence ATGAGCAATCTGTCGAACATAATCCAGGTGAGCTCGGTAAAGCCAGGCAGTTTTGGCGGAGCAGTTTTCTCCGGGCGCATCATTGGCCAAAACAAAATCTACACATGCAGAGCCAGCTATAAAGTCATCACTCGCATACCTCAACCCGGTGAATGCTGGCAGTTCAAAGGTTCGATCACAGGGCATGATCAGTACAGGGATTTCGTTCTGATCGAGAGCTGCCACATCGTAAACCTGCCCATAGCGGCATATGTGGAACGATTGCTGGTGAAGCATCCTGCGTTTCGCGGGCTGTCATTCGGCAAAGCGAAAGTCTCGAAACTGGTCAGGGCATTTGGCGCAGAAAATCTTGCTCAGGCATTGACTGCAGGCAGGGTCAGCTACCTGGCGGAATTTATTAATCCCGATCTCGCCCAGAAGGTCGTGGATGCCTGGAGGACACTGCAGGATGAGATTTCAACGATTGAATTTCTCTTGGAGCACGACTTCGATCCTGGGCTCGCCAAAAGCATTCTCAAGGTTTGCCAGACGGATACAGTAGAGCGCCTAAAGCTTAATCCGTACAGCCTCGTAGCGTTTCAAGGCATCCACCCGAACATGTGGAAAATCGTAGACGCCGCAGCAGCCAAGCTAGGCATACCTCAGGATGACCCACGCAGGCTGGCCGGCCTTGTGGAGAACTTGCTCTATGTGCGCTTGGATCAGGGTCATACCGCATACGAAATCGAAGAGCTAAAAGCCGCCCTGATGCAGAAGCTTCCATCCGCCAGATTGGTAGACCAGGCTATCGACTGTGCCCTACAAAGGCGTGCTGTATGCGTTAAGAAGGATCAAGGGACGACGCTTATCCAGCCACTGGGAGCGGCCCTTGTCGAAAGTAAACTCGAGCAGCGAGTCGCGAGTCTACTGTCCTCTCAGGCCTCATTGCTTCACGGTTCTCCGCAGGAACTGGAGCAAGCGATTGAAGATTACTGCGCACACGGTGAGAGCGTGCCTGGACACTCACTCACCCGAGACCAGAAAAGCGCAGTGCTGATGGCGCTTACTAATCGCATCAGCACGCTGACTGGATTTGGCGGTACGGGCAAGACAACCGTGCTGAAAGCCATCGTTGATATAGCCTCTCAGCACCGCCCAGTGCATGTCTTAGCACTGAGTGGAAAAGCCAAGGAGCGCGCCAAGGAGTCTGTTGGCCGAGACACCTACACGATCCACAGCTTCTTGATCAAAATCAGCACCGCAAGCTCAGGGATCAGCACTGGAGGCGACCCTCTAGTAATCATTGATGAATCCAGCATGGTAGACATCGCCTTGATGCTGAAACTGCTGAATGCTTTCGCGAAGAAAGAACTGTCTCTCTTGCTAGTAGGGGATACCGGTCAGCTATCTCCGGTTGGTTATGGAATCTTCTTCCATGCACTGGCCAAATCGAAGGCGATACCGTCGACTCACCTGATCAAGGTTCACAGGTCTATCGGCAACAGTCACCTTCAGAACATCGCCATGAAGATTAGATCTGGTCACCTGGACACCTTGCCATTCTGGAATGGCGAGCGCGATGGGGTTTATCTGATCCCCTGCACAAACACGCAGGACATGCTGACACACCTCGCGAAGATCAAGCAGATCATCCCTGACGCTCAGATCCTGACGCCACACATGTCTGATCGCATGCCGGATTCCGGGCACAAGATAAACAAACATCTGCAAAGTGCCCTCCAGCATACAGACGAGACGCAGGGCATCTGGATGGGCAAATACTGGCTGCGAGTTAACGACCCCGTCATCGTCACCCAGAATAGCTACGAACATAATCTGTTCAACGGCAACACCGGGATCATGACTGGCGTTACGTCAATCGATGGCCAGACTTCAGGTGTGTTTTTCTTCAATGGGCTCGAAGTGACCCTCTCTAGGATGGACTTGTTCGGGCTGGGAATGAAGCTTGCCTACGCCATATCCATTCATAAGGCGCAAGGCAGCGAGTACGAGACGTCGATCCTTTGCATTCTGAGTCAAAGCGAATTTGTGGAACGAAGCATGCTTTACACAGCCGTCTCACGATCTAAGCGGCTGGCCTTGATCCTAAGCACGCATGACATCATGCAGCAGGGGGTAGCTCGCCCGAACCGAAGTGACACCCTCTGTGTGGGCTTCTCGGTTTGA
- a CDS encoding copper-binding protein: MKLTLIAAASTVLTLSFSALAEDMPGMKMESMEMKQETKQAPVATADGTIKAMDPTKHTVTIAHGAVPSVQWPPMTMAFSATEDQLKGLAAGDRVSFTFRLEGGKATIVSIRK; the protein is encoded by the coding sequence ATGAAACTGACCCTGATTGCAGCTGCTAGCACCGTACTTACGCTGTCTTTTTCTGCCCTAGCAGAGGACATGCCGGGCATGAAAATGGAGAGTATGGAAATGAAGCAAGAAACAAAGCAGGCTCCAGTAGCCACCGCCGACGGAACGATCAAGGCTATGGATCCTACGAAGCATACCGTGACCATTGCCCATGGCGCTGTTCCATCAGTGCAATGGCCACCGATGACTATGGCGTTTTCCGCGACAGAGGATCAGTTGAAAGGGCTGGCAGCCGGAGACCGTGTCTCGTTTACCTTTCGTCTAGAGGGTGGCAAAGCCACAATCGTTTCTATAAGAAAATGA
- a CDS encoding AAA family ATPase, whose product MDKRVMFAVAGSGKTTLLVKRLSLEKRALIITYTENNYRHLRDSIIKRFGHVPKNINLLSYFTFLYSFCYRPLLQVHMHTRGISFRAPHARTLKLKRDNMAYYATTSGSVYHNRLAKLLETANAIPDVMARMERFYDEFYVDEVQDLAGHDFNLLMALAKAKLEMLFVGDFYQHTFDTSRDGNVNSSLHADIGKYEKLFQKAGVTVDKETLSRSWRCGITVCDFIRTHLQIDMQSQHTYETEIIPLSNQVDANAVHADGNVVKLFYQEHYKYGCLSNNWGASKGLDHYNDVCVVLGTTHWKIYQTSSLAALPPQTKNKLYVAFSRTRGRLYLAPETLFKPFKTD is encoded by the coding sequence ATGGATAAACGAGTGATGTTCGCTGTGGCAGGGTCAGGGAAGACCACCTTGCTCGTGAAGCGTCTGAGCCTAGAAAAGCGCGCACTGATAATCACCTACACGGAGAACAACTATCGCCATTTGCGCGATAGCATCATCAAACGGTTTGGCCATGTGCCGAAAAACATCAACTTGCTGAGTTATTTCACGTTCCTTTATAGCTTCTGCTATCGCCCTCTGCTGCAAGTGCATATGCATACGCGGGGAATCAGCTTTCGAGCTCCGCACGCCCGTACGCTAAAGCTCAAACGGGACAATATGGCGTATTACGCCACTACAAGCGGCAGCGTTTACCACAATCGCCTCGCCAAGCTCCTAGAGACCGCTAATGCAATTCCTGACGTGATGGCGCGGATGGAGCGCTTTTACGATGAGTTTTATGTCGACGAAGTTCAAGACCTAGCAGGCCATGACTTCAACCTGCTAATGGCATTAGCGAAAGCCAAACTTGAGATGCTGTTTGTAGGTGACTTCTACCAACATACGTTCGACACCAGTCGTGATGGAAACGTGAATAGCTCGCTACACGCTGACATTGGCAAATACGAAAAGCTTTTTCAAAAGGCGGGCGTGACCGTCGACAAGGAGACATTGAGTCGAAGCTGGAGGTGTGGCATCACCGTATGTGATTTTATCCGCACACATCTCCAGATTGACATGCAGTCACAGCATACGTATGAAACCGAAATCATTCCTCTGTCCAATCAAGTGGATGCTAACGCCGTGCACGCGGATGGCAACGTGGTGAAGCTGTTCTACCAGGAGCATTACAAATACGGGTGTCTGTCTAACAACTGGGGCGCTAGTAAGGGTTTGGATCACTACAACGATGTGTGCGTAGTGCTGGGTACTACTCACTGGAAGATCTACCAGACATCCTCGCTTGCCGCGCTCCCTCCACAGACAAAAAACAAACTCTATGTTGCCTTCTCACGGACTCGCGGAAGGCTCTACCTAGCGCCCGAAACACTTTTCAAACCATTTAAAACGGACTAG
- a CDS encoding DUF6957 family protein: MTNSSEHELLPEGEISSAGTSLSHAEVEVLVAGRFGRKPFCTVEDWVIFHVDESPESLAKVRATGLEPMFMYAHCVIHDGHGRFPPGGWVRSTLCKSFDGVCLFETRNTVYVLLGQGREMTASLKTIFGLC; this comes from the coding sequence ATGACTAATTCTTCTGAGCACGAGCTGCTACCGGAAGGGGAAATCTCCTCTGCTGGCACGTCGCTGTCTCATGCAGAAGTGGAAGTATTGGTCGCGGGGCGCTTCGGTCGTAAGCCTTTTTGCACCGTCGAGGACTGGGTCATCTTTCACGTCGACGAGTCCCCAGAATCGCTCGCGAAAGTACGAGCTACTGGTCTGGAGCCGATGTTCATGTATGCCCATTGCGTCATTCATGACGGTCATGGCCGGTTTCCGCCAGGGGGCTGGGTGCGCTCGACCCTGTGTAAATCGTTCGACGGTGTTTGCCTGTTCGAGACGCGAAACACGGTGTACGTGCTTTTGGGACAAGGGCGCGAGATGACTGCCTCGCTGAAGACAATATTTGGCTTATGTTAA
- a CDS encoding DUF7693 family protein, with amino-acid sequence MDTTRRVPGRAYQKVRDPERLLIEERAEALSAAGYPLPADDPAMYAEQRLKEARAAARSSQVGSVSENTAAELSAREVSHVLREVIFGRTVMSKVGHESWDEIYAGHFQINVDSWEISIYNDCDQLDYCEKCISPDGRHWSFDSGDRFGTDPIALLSAWEHQMLENLLKAL; translated from the coding sequence ATGGACACAACTCGACGTGTACCAGGCAGAGCCTACCAAAAGGTTCGCGATCCCGAGCGCCTACTCATTGAAGAACGTGCCGAAGCTCTATCCGCTGCCGGCTACCCACTGCCAGCTGATGACCCGGCTATGTACGCTGAGCAACGGCTAAAAGAGGCCAGAGCTGCAGCGCGTTCATCCCAGGTAGGTAGCGTTAGCGAAAACACTGCGGCGGAGCTCTCCGCAAGAGAGGTATCCCACGTACTCAGGGAGGTGATTTTCGGTCGAACCGTCATGAGTAAGGTGGGTCATGAATCGTGGGACGAAATTTATGCCGGCCACTTCCAGATCAATGTAGATAGTTGGGAGATATCGATTTACAACGACTGCGATCAGCTCGATTACTGCGAAAAATGCATCAGCCCGGATGGGCGACACTGGTCGTTTGACTCCGGAGATCGCTTTGGCACAGACCCCATTGCACTGCTATCTGCATGGGAGCATCAGATGCTTGAGAACCTGCTGAAGGCTCTCTAG
- a CDS encoding tyrosine-type recombinase/integrase produces MKNFILVEAPLTSEAKHLLLHLDPDMPDELREFKPFTHYTIWLARRGYAPNTAKLYAEHVGRFVDYVYEASKTQFAADVDVTIETVINSYQAYLLFGKGAANPIALKLADSLGKEKLTGQNSLAQTIESSIKWFLDVSETKNRIAPDQLFSAFYTKRAEYRSQYEISAHKANSWLAAVIRDSIKSVMPKRKGDKLFPQAARRDRKNDQKPFKTVAFPIERSVDLIRQSKPAKSKTFYRDMTLYSLLAATGARSSEALQVRMPDIDDDEFAVFLRDPFARKTPGITEDEYQFLAWKGRVTEMTFMIEPFAGMFWENLEKYLTREYNSSVDHDFLFQNLDGRPFFASDRSSRDKTFKSYAQKAGVEDVTGISAHSLRHMYGTYTLNYLPVPGQSIPGLPLAYVKILMGHASASSTMKYAKHDTDIIEAYIQHANQYVSQRGEASFKTIRADFHYRQLELLEEEAKRIEGEKND; encoded by the coding sequence GTGAAAAATTTCATCTTGGTCGAGGCACCGCTCACAAGCGAAGCTAAACACCTATTGCTTCACCTTGACCCGGATATGCCCGACGAGCTGCGGGAATTCAAGCCTTTTACCCACTACACCATCTGGCTGGCACGTAGGGGTTATGCCCCCAACACAGCGAAGCTTTATGCCGAGCACGTGGGGCGGTTTGTGGATTACGTGTATGAAGCATCAAAAACTCAGTTCGCGGCGGATGTCGACGTCACAATTGAGACCGTCATCAACAGCTACCAGGCGTATCTGCTGTTCGGTAAGGGCGCTGCGAACCCGATAGCATTGAAATTGGCTGACAGCCTAGGGAAGGAGAAGCTCACAGGCCAAAACTCCCTAGCGCAGACCATCGAATCGTCGATTAAATGGTTTCTTGATGTATCGGAAACTAAGAACAGAATAGCGCCAGACCAGTTATTCAGCGCGTTCTACACAAAGCGAGCTGAGTACCGCAGCCAGTATGAGATTTCGGCGCACAAGGCCAATTCTTGGTTGGCCGCAGTCATTCGTGACTCGATTAAGTCGGTGATGCCTAAGCGCAAGGGAGACAAACTATTTCCCCAGGCTGCACGCAGGGACAGGAAGAACGACCAAAAACCGTTCAAGACGGTAGCATTTCCCATCGAACGATCCGTGGATCTCATCAGGCAGTCAAAGCCAGCGAAGTCCAAAACTTTCTATAGAGATATGACCCTCTATTCCCTACTCGCGGCAACAGGCGCTCGTTCGAGCGAGGCCCTGCAGGTGAGGATGCCCGATATCGACGATGATGAGTTCGCAGTTTTCCTCCGCGACCCTTTTGCACGCAAAACGCCTGGAATTACAGAGGATGAATACCAGTTCCTTGCCTGGAAGGGACGGGTGACCGAAATGACGTTCATGATCGAACCCTTTGCCGGTATGTTCTGGGAAAACCTTGAGAAGTATTTGACCCGTGAGTACAACTCGAGCGTCGACCATGACTTCCTCTTTCAAAACCTCGATGGCAGGCCATTCTTCGCTAGCGACCGAAGCAGTCGAGACAAAACCTTCAAGAGCTACGCCCAAAAAGCAGGGGTAGAGGACGTCACAGGCATTAGCGCTCACTCGCTGCGACATATGTACGGAACCTACACTCTTAATTACTTGCCAGTTCCCGGACAGAGCATTCCAGGACTGCCTCTAGCGTATGTAAAAATCCTAATGGGTCACGCTAGTGCCTCTTCTACCATGAAGTACGCCAAGCACGACACTGACATAATTGAAGCCTATATCCAACACGCCAATCAGTACGTATCACAACGTGGTGAAGCATCTTTCAAGACGATTCGAGCAGACTTCCACTACCGGCAGTTAGAGTTACTCGAGGAAGAAGCCAAGCGTATTGAAGGAGAAAAAAATGATTAA
- a CDS encoding helix-turn-helix domain-containing protein codes for MSLRKAYAATLQWLRVRHGLSQADLQQQTDQAHISRLEASTTSATVDLSADLAKALGLMPLSFLTLVAAADEGKTARSVLNDTMKELMQLGVLDEQLPAEPQKLTTPQRIAAAERLKAVRDLKAAGLSQAEVCRQLELPKSTVNRLWYVGG; via the coding sequence ATGTCTTTGCGGAAGGCATATGCGGCAACGCTACAGTGGCTGAGGGTTCGACATGGGTTGTCGCAAGCAGACCTCCAGCAACAGACTGATCAAGCACACATAAGCCGCTTGGAAGCATCGACGACATCGGCTACCGTCGATCTCAGTGCCGATTTAGCTAAAGCGCTAGGCCTAATGCCACTCTCCTTCCTCACACTGGTGGCCGCAGCCGATGAAGGCAAGACCGCGCGCTCAGTTCTGAATGACACAATGAAAGAACTCATGCAGCTCGGTGTTCTTGATGAGCAGCTACCTGCCGAACCCCAAAAGCTCACTACGCCCCAGAGAATCGCTGCCGCAGAAAGACTCAAAGCGGTGCGCGATCTCAAGGCGGCAGGCCTTTCTCAAGCGGAGGTTTGCCGGCAATTAGAACTGCCCAAGAGCACAGTTAACCGGCTGTGGTACGTTGGCGGTTGA